The following coding sequences lie in one Flavobacteriales bacterium genomic window:
- a CDS encoding T9SS type A sorting domain-containing protein has translation MIRKYFFVVLSLILFTFNADATNYTSAANGNWMNPFTWTPIGVPIPGDNVTISHVVTLDTSFAYTSGTISVLGSLINDSFGRDIWLNGPSAQFSSSGIVTLRSILISSGSFVNSGVLNVKRVANFGYLTNNSLMQGVDSLYNDGEFSNNDNLRIMTFFNDSILKNYGTIQGLTTVVDSMYNNGTFTNFSNGLIKADSATNNGLFTNNGAIEWLQFTNYINGVFTNNNALSFDDMTNMGNFTNNGSIVGAVSMWNNEVFNNTSTGTITLSVSFLNADSLSNTASFNNDGSFDIGDSFYNFNTITGSSTGSFTMQDTSYNSGSMTGAFDFCDATPPPSYPYIDFNLGTIAPTITYCLGTFVSNTETSSKFALYPNPTKGNIYFGKTNQFVEVYDVLGQQIVKDYTNQINLNGYNKGVYFVVIKDKEGFQLFKEKLIKD, from the coding sequence ATGATAAGAAAATACTTTTTTGTAGTGTTGTCGTTAATTTTATTCACGTTCAATGCTGATGCAACAAACTATACTTCCGCTGCAAACGGCAATTGGATGAATCCTTTTACATGGACACCTATTGGAGTCCCTATTCCTGGTGATAATGTTACTATAAGTCATGTGGTTACATTGGATACAAGTTTTGCATATACTTCAGGAACAATTTCTGTTTTAGGAAGTTTAATTAATGATTCATTTGGTAGAGACATCTGGTTGAATGGTCCTTCAGCACAATTTAGTAGTAGCGGTATTGTTACTTTACGTTCAATTCTAATTAGTTCAGGTAGTTTTGTAAATTCAGGAGTTTTAAATGTGAAAAGAGTTGCAAATTTTGGCTATTTGACCAATAATTCACTAATGCAAGGAGTTGATAGTTTGTATAATGATGGAGAATTTAGCAATAATGATAATTTGCGAATAATGACATTCTTTAATGATAGTATATTGAAAAATTATGGTACAATACAAGGGTTGACTACCGTTGTTGATAGCATGTATAATAATGGAACTTTTACTAATTTTTCTAATGGGTTAATTAAAGCCGATAGTGCTACAAATAATGGATTATTTACCAATAATGGTGCTATTGAGTGGTTACAATTCACCAATTATATTAATGGTGTATTTACCAACAATAATGCATTGAGTTTTGATGATATGACCAACATGGGGAACTTTACCAATAATGGCTCAATAGTAGGAGCTGTTAGTATGTGGAACAATGAGGTGTTTAACAATACAAGTACAGGAACAATTACTCTTTCAGTAAGTTTTTTAAATGCAGATAGTTTAAGTAATACTGCTAGCTTTAATAATGATGGTAGCTTTGATATTGGAGATAGCTTTTATAATTTTAATACGATAACTGGGTCAAGCACGGGTTCTTTTACGATGCAGGATACCTCATATAATTCAGGGTCGATGACTGGAGCATTTGATTTTTGTGATGCAACACCTCCACCATCATACCCTTATATTGATTTTAATTTGGGAACAATTGCTCCTACTATTACCTATTGTTTAGGAACTTTTGTTTCAAATACTGAAACATCAAGTAAGTTTGCTCTCTATCCAAACCCAACAAAGGGCAATATTTATTTTGGAAAAACAAACCAATTTGTTGAGGTTTATGATGTTTTAGGACAGCAAATCGTAAAAGATTATACAAATCAAATTAATCTTAATGGATACAATAAAGGAGTTTATTTTGTTGTAATAAAAGATAAAGAGGGATTTCAACTGTTTAAAGAAAAGTTGATTAAAGATTAA
- a CDS encoding U32 family peptidase, producing MSKTIEIMAPAGSFDSLMAAIQGRADSVYFGIEQLNMRAKAANNFTFDDLETIAKICKENNVRSYLTLNTIIYDHDLSLMKRIVDKSKAAGITAVIASDQAVINYAHSVGFEVHISTQTNVTNLETIKFFAHFADVMVLARELSLIQVKSITDGIIKDDVRGPSGNLVEIEIFAHGALCMAVSGKCYLSLHTNNSSANRGACVQNCRRTYEVKDEEGNELLIDNEYIMSPKDLCTIGFIDDIINAGVKVLKIEGRGRAPEYVKTVTECYREAADAFLNGTYTKEKIEGWNQKLATVYNRGFWDGYYLGQELGEWSEGHGSQATTRKKYIGHGVKYFPKINIAEFKLEAHSLSIGDKVLITGPSSGVIETTIKELRVADKSVKKVEKGINFSTPMDEIIRASDKLYKVIDAE from the coding sequence ATGAGTAAAACAATAGAAATAATGGCTCCTGCTGGATCGTTTGATTCATTAATGGCAGCTATACAAGGACGAGCAGATTCTGTTTATTTTGGAATTGAGCAATTGAACATGCGTGCAAAAGCAGCAAACAATTTTACGTTCGACGATCTCGAAACCATTGCTAAAATTTGCAAGGAAAATAATGTTCGTTCATACCTGACCTTAAACACTATTATTTACGACCACGACTTGTCGTTGATGAAACGTATCGTTGACAAATCAAAAGCTGCTGGAATTACTGCAGTTATTGCATCCGACCAAGCCGTAATAAATTACGCTCACTCTGTTGGTTTTGAAGTTCACATTTCTACTCAAACCAACGTTACCAATTTAGAAACCATTAAATTTTTCGCTCATTTTGCTGATGTTATGGTGTTAGCTAGGGAATTAAGCTTAATTCAGGTAAAAAGCATCACTGATGGAATTATTAAAGATGATGTAAGAGGTCCATCAGGAAATTTAGTTGAAATAGAAATTTTTGCACATGGAGCATTATGCATGGCTGTTTCTGGCAAGTGTTATTTGAGTTTACATACTAACAATTCTTCTGCAAACAGAGGTGCTTGTGTACAAAATTGCAGAAGAACTTACGAAGTAAAAGACGAAGAAGGAAATGAACTGTTGATTGACAATGAATACATCATGTCGCCTAAAGATTTATGTACGATTGGATTTATTGACGATATTATAAACGCAGGAGTAAAAGTGTTAAAAATTGAGGGAAGAGGTCGAGCTCCAGAATATGTTAAAACAGTTACTGAATGTTATCGTGAGGCTGCCGATGCATTTTTAAACGGAACCTATACGAAAGAAAAAATTGAAGGTTGGAATCAAAAATTAGCAACCGTATACAACAGAGGCTTTTGGGATGGTTATTATTTAGGACAAGAACTTGGTGAATGGTCGGAAGGACATGGTTCTCAAGCTACAACCAGAAAAAAATACATTGGTCATGGAGTTAAATATTTTCCAAAAATCAATATTGCCGAATTTAAACTCGAAGCTCATTCATTAAGTATTGGCGATAAGGTTTTAATTACAGGACCATCATCAGGTGTTATAGAGACTACTATAAAAGAATTAAGAGTTGCTGATAAATCAGTAAAAAAAGTGGAAAAAGGAATTAATTTTTCTACACCTATGGATGAAATAATCAGAGCATCAGATAAACTATATAAAGTTATTGACGCCGAATGA
- a CDS encoding ferredoxin — MIRIIHQRDKCIGCNYCVEIAYDRWRMSKKDGKCTLIEGKNKKGFYTAVVGDDEYIANVNAAKACPVKIIKVEKVK, encoded by the coding sequence ATGATTCGCATAATTCATCAGCGCGACAAATGTATTGGATGCAATTATTGTGTCGAAATAGCTTATGACAGGTGGCGTATGTCTAAAAAAGACGGCAAATGCACTTTAATTGAAGGAAAAAACAAAAAAGGATTTTACACTGCTGTTGTAGGCGACGACGAATACATAGCAAATGTTAATGCTGCCAAAGCTTGCCCAGTTAAAATCATTAAAGTTGAGAAAGTAAAATAA